The Hyperolius riggenbachi isolate aHypRig1 chromosome 3, aHypRig1.pri, whole genome shotgun sequence genome window below encodes:
- the NRG4 gene encoding pro-neuregulin-4, membrane-bound isoform, which translates to MTTGHGVPCAEKEQRGFCMNGGLCYSIGSNQLCKCINNYTGERCEGILLASAESEPTSNFFVNFLILAFFLGLVLLGIIYVCCRRKLKNRSEVEA; encoded by the exons GCCATGGAGTACCCTGTGCAGAAAAAGAGCAGAGAGGTTTCTGTATGAATGGAGGCTTGTGTTATAGCATAGGTTCTAATCAACTGTGCAA GTGTATAAATAACTACACAGGTGAACGTTGTGAAGGGATCCTTTTGGCCAGTGCAGAATCTGAACCCACAAGCAACTTTTTTGTTAATTTCCTGATTTTAGCATTTTTCTTGGGCTTGGTACTTTTAGGCATCATCTATGTCTGTTGCAG aCGTAAATTAAAGAATCGTAGTGAAGTTGAAGCATAA